One window of the Niallia circulans genome contains the following:
- a CDS encoding ATP-binding protein, with protein sequence MKIKDYFGKSISRQFVALLFFFSLLFLIGCAFLALSQKQLNNRYAEEREVILEKISITRELQDKLETALSEARGYFAFNNPEMRSSALKMDAKTNKLIQRLKAIATTDEDAVLVEELVNFHSYYFQDILPKALNYFDEGEVDKVVKISDDGGTDRINHIKGSLNNYLHSMTNELNDKVNELNKNIIIFQICFLVYIIFIMMVIYFIGRAGFNKIGKPLADLSVAANEIAKGNDAQIKVDTKRADEIGKLSVAFYQMYQSVQDKEQNLLAQNEELLAQQDELHAQQIELEEVLETVRANRESLKRRNKLINSISNSLDKNEVLESIITHLAAILQADRGIILLLKDQAYASYGIGEEGAEQFKNYVWQGVLDRLKKEKDPFIITREMVLAEKGYHLEKGFTHDLYIPVYNSEDEIAAVMMLSRFSDPFSVFDKEEFIALAKQISISLDKIELFEQTENDRVLNYDILNTIQEGIQVVCGIGEIIFVNEKLEEMIGDTKEAIFYPGCGWDEWKHPLTAHFMDEEGLLQYIEASIKEKQTDSFSAFMKDGRVVNIYAEELFRGNTKFGTILVYRDITKEYEVDRMKSEFVSTVSHELRTPLASILGFTELMINRELKVDKQRKYLQTIYSEAKRLTSLINDFLDIQRMEAGKQTYEKKYIDLMPIVERVKEKLSINTSSHRIEINQLIEETMIIGDKAKIEQVLTNLLSNAIKYSPDGGTIEINVYKENNQLRVSFKDEGLGIPEAEINKLFTKFYRVDNTDRRKIGGTGLGLSIVQEIMNAHDGQVVVESDYGKGSTFTLIFPLVHKMETADEASKENKQTYSIMVIEDDISLGELIVHELQDNGFQVVYYKNGQEAIRMLEKNPPDALVLDIMLEDENFDGWNILKHIKKSEKLRNIPVIVSSALDEKEKGLSLGALDYLVKPYQTSQLSKTIMQTLLKMGKVGQVLVPEQDKE encoded by the coding sequence ATGAAGATTAAAGATTATTTTGGTAAAAGCATATCAAGACAGTTTGTAGCTTTACTGTTTTTTTTCAGTTTGCTTTTCCTTATTGGCTGTGCCTTTCTTGCACTTAGTCAAAAGCAATTGAATAATCGCTATGCAGAAGAAAGAGAAGTGATCCTTGAAAAAATATCCATCACTAGAGAGTTACAAGATAAGCTAGAAACTGCTCTTTCAGAAGCAAGAGGATACTTCGCGTTTAATAATCCTGAGATGCGATCATCCGCTTTAAAAATGGATGCTAAGACTAATAAACTGATTCAACGGCTAAAAGCTATTGCTACAACAGATGAAGATGCAGTGTTAGTAGAAGAATTAGTGAATTTTCATTCTTATTATTTTCAAGATATTCTCCCCAAAGCACTAAACTACTTTGATGAAGGAGAAGTCGACAAAGTGGTAAAAATCTCAGATGATGGGGGAACAGATCGAATAAATCATATAAAGGGTTCATTAAATAACTATTTACACTCGATGACAAATGAGCTGAATGATAAGGTAAATGAACTCAATAAAAATATCATCATTTTTCAAATCTGTTTTCTTGTTTATATTATTTTCATTATGATGGTTATTTATTTTATAGGACGGGCTGGATTTAACAAAATTGGCAAACCGTTAGCCGATTTATCAGTTGCGGCAAATGAAATTGCGAAAGGAAATGATGCACAGATAAAGGTAGACACGAAGCGAGCTGATGAGATAGGGAAACTTTCTGTTGCTTTTTATCAAATGTATCAAAGTGTTCAAGATAAAGAACAAAACTTATTGGCGCAAAATGAGGAATTACTTGCACAGCAGGATGAACTTCATGCACAACAAATAGAATTAGAAGAGGTCTTAGAGACAGTTAGAGCAAATAGGGAATCATTAAAGCGAAGAAATAAATTAATTAATAGTATTTCGAATTCATTAGATAAAAATGAAGTGTTAGAGAGTATTATTACCCATCTAGCAGCAATTCTACAGGCAGACAGAGGAATTATCTTACTATTAAAGGATCAAGCATATGCATCCTATGGAATTGGCGAAGAAGGAGCAGAGCAATTTAAAAATTATGTATGGCAAGGAGTGCTTGATCGACTAAAAAAGGAGAAAGACCCATTTATTATTACAAGAGAAATGGTATTGGCTGAAAAAGGCTATCACCTTGAAAAAGGATTTACACATGATCTGTATATTCCTGTCTATAATTCGGAGGATGAAATTGCTGCGGTAATGATGCTGAGTCGTTTTAGTGATCCTTTCTCGGTGTTTGATAAGGAAGAATTTATTGCGTTGGCAAAACAAATTAGTATTTCTTTAGATAAAATTGAATTATTTGAGCAAACAGAAAATGATCGTGTATTAAACTACGATATCTTAAATACCATTCAAGAGGGTATCCAGGTAGTATGTGGAATAGGTGAAATAATATTTGTGAATGAAAAGCTTGAAGAAATGATTGGGGACACGAAGGAAGCAATATTTTATCCTGGCTGTGGATGGGACGAATGGAAGCATCCATTAACAGCTCATTTTATGGATGAGGAAGGATTGCTCCAGTATATAGAAGCATCCATTAAGGAAAAACAGACGGATTCTTTTAGTGCTTTCATGAAAGATGGACGAGTAGTTAATATTTATGCGGAGGAACTTTTTAGAGGAAACACTAAGTTCGGAACAATCCTTGTTTATAGGGATATAACAAAAGAATATGAAGTGGATAGAATGAAGTCTGAGTTCGTAAGCACAGTAAGTCATGAGCTGCGAACACCGTTAGCAAGCATCCTTGGATTTACAGAATTAATGATTAATCGAGAGTTAAAAGTGGATAAGCAGAGGAAATACTTACAAACGATATATAGTGAAGCGAAGAGGCTCACTTCCTTAATAAATGATTTCTTAGACATTCAACGAATGGAAGCAGGAAAGCAAACCTATGAGAAGAAATACATTGATCTAATGCCAATAGTAGAGAGAGTCAAGGAAAAGCTATCTATTAATACTAGTTCCCATCGAATCGAAATAAACCAATTGATAGAGGAAACCATGATTATTGGTGATAAAGCGAAGATTGAACAAGTGCTGACGAATCTTTTAAGTAATGCTATTAAGTATTCCCCTGATGGAGGGACAATAGAGATTAATGTCTATAAAGAGAATAATCAGCTGCGAGTATCTTTTAAAGATGAAGGCTTAGGAATCCCAGAAGCAGAGATCAATAAATTATTTACGAAGTTTTATCGAGTCGATAATACGGACCGAAGAAAGATTGGTGGTACTGGCCTTGGACTTTCTATTGTTCAAGAAATTATGAATGCCCATGATGGCCAAGTGGTAGTAGAATCAGATTATGGGAAGGGAAGTACGTTTACACTTATTTTTCCCCTTGTCCATAAAATGGAGACTGCAGATGAAGCATCTAAAGAAAATAAGCAAACTTACTCGATCATGGTCATAGAAGATGATATTAGCTTGGGGGAATTAATCGTTCATGAATTGCAAGATAACGGCTTCCAAGTCGTGTATTATAAAAATGGTCAAGAGGCAATTCGAATGCTAGAAAAGAATCCGCCAGATGCATTGGTGCTTGATATCATGCTTGAAGATGAAAATTTTGATGGTTGGAACATCTTGAAGCATATCAAAAAATCAGAAAAACTCAGAAATATTCCGGTTATCGTATCATCTGCATTAGATGAGAAAGAAAAGGGATTATCATTAGGAGCGCTGGATTATCTCGTAAAACCATATCAAACTAGCCAACTTTCTAAAACCATTATGCAAACCTTATTAAAGATGGGGAAAGTGGGCCAAGTATTAGTACCAGAACAAGATAAAGAGTGA
- a CDS encoding aldo/keto reductase yields the protein MVNSIEQKVTLHNGVEIPQLGIGVFKVEEGDTVFQTVKTALDLGYRSIDTAAIYKNEEGVGRAIKESAIQRDELFVTTKVWNDDQGYDSTLRAFETSLKKLDLDYLDLYLIHWPGKDKYVETWKALEKLYKEGLVRAIGVSNFHEHHLEHLLANANEKPTVNQIELHPRLSQESVREYCKKKDIKVEAWSPIAKGRLVNEPTLNYIAKKHEKTPVQVILRWHLQHGNIIIPKSVHPERIKENAEIFDFQLSLVEMDQIDRLNMNERLGSNPDELLF from the coding sequence TTGGTCAATAGCATCGAACAGAAAGTGACGCTACATAATGGAGTAGAAATACCACAATTAGGGATTGGTGTCTTTAAAGTAGAAGAGGGAGACACCGTATTCCAAACAGTAAAAACTGCTTTGGATCTTGGTTATCGTTCTATTGATACTGCTGCCATTTATAAGAATGAAGAAGGAGTAGGCAGAGCGATAAAAGAAAGCGCTATCCAAAGAGATGAGTTATTTGTTACTACTAAAGTATGGAATGATGATCAAGGATATGATTCCACTTTAAGAGCATTTGAAACGAGTTTGAAAAAATTAGACTTAGACTACCTAGATTTATATTTAATTCATTGGCCAGGAAAAGATAAATATGTGGAAACATGGAAAGCACTTGAGAAATTATATAAAGAAGGATTAGTTAGAGCTATTGGTGTAAGTAATTTTCATGAACATCATTTAGAACATTTACTTGCAAATGCAAATGAGAAGCCAACTGTTAACCAGATTGAATTACATCCAAGGCTTTCCCAAGAGAGCGTAAGAGAATATTGCAAGAAAAAAGATATCAAAGTGGAAGCATGGTCGCCGATTGCCAAAGGTCGGTTAGTAAATGAACCGACACTTAATTATATTGCGAAAAAGCATGAGAAAACCCCTGTTCAAGTTATTTTACGCTGGCATCTGCAACATGGAAATATTATAATTCCTAAGTCTGTTCATCCAGAAAGAATCAAAGAAAATGCAGAGATATTTGATTTTCAACTAAGCTTAGTGGAAATGGATCAAATCGATCGCTTAAATATGAATGAAAGACTTGGCAGTAATCCAGATGAATTATTATTTTAA
- a CDS encoding inorganic phosphate transporter, whose amino-acid sequence MNTLLILTILIVVFALAFDFINGFHDTANSIATAVSTKALKPKHAIIMAACMNFIGAMTFTGVAKTITKGIVDPFQLTNGSLVILAALISAIIWNLVTWYFGIPSSSSHAIIGSIAGAAIASSGFSSLNYTGFIKIIEALILSPIIAFIVGFTIYSIFKFFFRDLNLTKTNRRFRYFQIFTAALQSYTHGTNDAQKAMGIITMALLANNYVSTGEVPFWVQFACATAMGLGTSVGGWRIIKTVGGNIMKIRPVNGVAADLSGAMIIFGSTLIHLPVSTTHVISSSILGVGSAHRLKGVKWGTAQRMIITWVITLPISASIAAICYYILHFFF is encoded by the coding sequence ATGAATACATTATTAATACTTACAATTTTAATCGTTGTCTTTGCCTTAGCATTTGATTTTATTAATGGCTTTCATGATACAGCCAATTCCATTGCTACTGCAGTATCAACAAAAGCACTAAAACCAAAGCACGCCATTATTATGGCAGCATGTATGAACTTTATTGGTGCAATGACCTTTACTGGTGTGGCAAAGACAATTACAAAAGGAATCGTAGATCCTTTTCAATTAACAAATGGTTCTCTCGTTATCCTTGCAGCATTGATTTCTGCTATCATCTGGAATTTAGTTACTTGGTATTTTGGAATACCGAGTAGTTCTTCCCATGCAATTATTGGATCAATCGCTGGAGCAGCAATTGCTTCTTCTGGTTTCTCCTCCCTTAATTATACTGGGTTTATTAAAATCATTGAGGCATTGATTCTTTCGCCTATCATCGCCTTTATTGTTGGTTTTACTATTTACTCCATTTTTAAATTCTTTTTTAGGGATTTAAATTTAACAAAAACAAATAGACGTTTTCGCTATTTCCAAATATTCACAGCAGCATTGCAGTCTTATACACATGGTACAAATGATGCTCAAAAAGCCATGGGGATTATTACGATGGCTTTATTAGCTAATAATTATGTTTCAACTGGTGAGGTGCCATTTTGGGTACAATTTGCCTGTGCTACTGCAATGGGACTAGGGACTTCTGTAGGTGGCTGGAGAATTATCAAAACCGTTGGTGGAAATATTATGAAAATTCGACCAGTAAATGGGGTAGCAGCTGATTTATCAGGAGCAATGATCATTTTCGGATCGACCTTAATTCACCTTCCAGTTAGTACAACCCATGTTATCTCTTCTTCTATTCTCGGTGTTGGTTCTGCGCATCGCTTAAAAGGAGTTAAATGGGGAACAGCACAACGAATGATTATTACATGGGTTATTACATTACCAATTTCAGCAAGTATCGCTGCAATTTGTTACTATATCCTGCATTTCTTTTTTTAA
- a CDS encoding DUF47 domain-containing protein → MVFKKQDKFAVMLKNIASNLKEGADFFADYKLTNVSDLKTFSETMKEIETKGDTYVHEVITELNKAFITPIEREDILALTMSMDDVLDGLESTSALFEMYNIISADEYMLRFVEEIKNCAVEIDKAVDLLTTKKLPKIREYAIRIKDHESKCDGILRQSIKNLFSVEKDPIRIIQYKEVYENLEDIADYCQSVANTLESIIMKNA, encoded by the coding sequence ATGGTTTTTAAAAAACAAGATAAGTTTGCTGTTATGTTAAAAAATATCGCTTCAAATTTAAAAGAAGGAGCAGACTTTTTTGCTGACTATAAGCTAACAAATGTTAGCGATTTAAAAACTTTTTCTGAAACAATGAAGGAAATTGAAACAAAAGGTGATACATATGTTCATGAAGTTATCACAGAATTAAATAAAGCCTTTATTACGCCGATTGAAAGAGAAGACATTCTAGCTCTTACAATGAGTATGGATGATGTTTTAGATGGTCTTGAGAGTACTTCTGCACTTTTCGAAATGTACAATATCATTAGTGCAGATGAATATATGCTGCGTTTTGTGGAAGAAATCAAAAACTGTGCAGTAGAAATTGATAAAGCAGTAGATTTACTTACAACTAAAAAATTACCTAAAATTAGAGAATATGCAATTAGAATTAAAGATCACGAATCAAAATGTGATGGCATTTTACGACAATCGATTAAAAACCTTTTCTCTGTAGAAAAAGATCCGATTCGTATTATCCAATATAAAGAAGTGTATGAAAATCTTGAGGATATCGCTGATTACTGTCAAAGTGTTGCCAACACACTTGAAAGTATCATTATGAAGAACGCATAA
- a CDS encoding YitT family protein — protein MIEKIAAIIVGSLLIGIGVNGFLVPHHLLDGGIIGIGLILHYHYEIPTGLSMILLSIPLYIVVWFYNRKYFIYGIIGFLASSISIDFLSFLRDLFSLKLVLSAILGGVIIGIGIGVMLRFETSTGGTDLLAQVLSKILSIQVGFIIFLIDGIVLASGYKIVGPTTFLASFLTIFCVAVFTTLLSKNSPIK, from the coding sequence GTGATAGAAAAAATAGCGGCGATAATTGTAGGGAGCTTATTAATAGGCATTGGGGTAAATGGATTTTTAGTCCCACATCATCTGTTAGATGGGGGTATAATTGGAATCGGCCTTATTCTTCACTATCACTACGAGATTCCCACAGGTCTGTCTATGATTCTTTTAAGCATTCCATTATATATTGTGGTGTGGTTTTATAATAGAAAATACTTTATTTATGGCATAATTGGCTTCCTTGCTTCCTCCATCTCTATTGATTTCCTATCTTTTTTACGTGATTTATTTTCACTGAAGCTTGTATTAAGTGCGATTTTGGGTGGAGTGATTATCGGCATAGGGATTGGCGTAATGCTTCGATTTGAGACCAGCACTGGAGGGACTGATCTCCTTGCCCAAGTCCTATCAAAGATCCTTTCTATTCAGGTAGGCTTCATCATTTTTCTAATAGATGGGATCGTTTTAGCCAGCGGCTACAAAATAGTTGGGCCGACAACTTTTTTAGCTTCTTTCTTAACTATTTTCTGTGTGGCTGTGTTTACAACTTTATTATCTAAAAACTCCCCTATAAAGTAA
- a CDS encoding DUF5365 family protein, producing MKVVFASTPTQEERINELIQTFYSKVFPFYFSDEEINQFERLKVLAITPEKAQLLSTLKTSYQVIASLQTLVNILEDPENKHKYKQVFAKNVHILEELDIFFPFHLDNFRSSSNGDSCNQVNFSMYAEANNSYLL from the coding sequence ATGAAAGTCGTATTTGCATCAACACCAACACAAGAGGAAAGAATTAATGAGTTGATTCAGACCTTTTATTCGAAGGTATTTCCTTTTTACTTTTCAGATGAGGAAATTAATCAATTCGAACGATTAAAGGTTTTAGCTATTACTCCAGAAAAAGCGCAGTTATTAAGCACATTAAAAACATCTTATCAAGTAATTGCCAGTCTTCAAACCCTTGTGAACATATTGGAGGATCCAGAGAATAAGCACAAATATAAACAAGTTTTTGCAAAAAATGTCCACATTCTCGAGGAATTGGATATATTCTTTCCCTTCCATTTAGATAATTTTAGATCAAGCAGTAACGGGGATTCCTGCAATCAAGTGAATTTTAGTATGTATGCAGAGGCAAATAATTCATACTTACTTTAA
- a CDS encoding disulfide oxidoreductase — MEEKTKQKDSRENILYLAWIAAVLSMFGSLYFSEIREFVPCTLCWYQRILMYPFVIILGIAVIRKDYKISFYTMILSGIGACVSIYHYSIQKLASIFESSSACGPVSCTGEYINWLGFITIPFMALIGFIIIFTCSLIIWKKTKEMNE, encoded by the coding sequence ATGGAGGAAAAAACAAAGCAAAAGGATTCACGGGAGAACATTTTATATTTGGCATGGATTGCAGCTGTCCTCAGCATGTTTGGCAGTCTCTACTTTTCCGAAATTAGAGAATTTGTTCCATGTACTTTGTGTTGGTATCAGCGTATTTTAATGTACCCGTTTGTGATTATTTTAGGAATTGCGGTAATTCGAAAAGATTACAAAATCAGCTTTTATACCATGATTCTTTCTGGGATTGGCGCATGTGTTTCCATTTATCACTATTCCATCCAAAAGTTAGCTAGCATCTTTGAATCGTCATCAGCCTGCGGACCAGTTTCTTGCACAGGTGAGTACATAAATTGGTTAGGTTTTATCACGATCCCCTTTATGGCGCTAATTGGATTTATCATTATCTTTACTTGCAGCCTTATTATTTGGAAAAAAACAAAGGAGATGAATGAATGA
- a CDS encoding oxidoreductase: MEKKVVLITGANSGFGKWMTIEFAKANYTVIASMRDRNKSRQLVEEATKMGIISNIDIVSLDITSEQSVENLSLYVQRIGQIDLLINNAGYAGAGFSEEISIEEYQRQLDTNFFGAIRVTQCVLPFMRKQRRGMIINISSISGEIGFPGLSPYVSSKFALEGWSEALRLELAPFSIPVVLVEPGSFQTNIWTTGKQIAEKSTLSSSPYYSYMKQLDTYLHNSSKKNGDPRLVAEKVVSIAKKKHPRLRYVVGKGTKGTIFFKHIVPWKWWEKIVLYILK; encoded by the coding sequence GTGGAGAAAAAAGTAGTCCTCATAACAGGAGCAAATAGTGGATTTGGGAAATGGATGACAATAGAATTTGCAAAAGCGAACTATACAGTTATAGCATCGATGAGAGATAGGAATAAAAGTAGGCAGTTGGTAGAAGAAGCAACAAAAATGGGGATAATCTCTAATATAGACATAGTTTCTTTAGATATTACTTCTGAGCAATCAGTAGAAAACTTAAGTTTATATGTACAGAGAATAGGCCAGATTGACTTACTGATAAATAATGCCGGCTATGCAGGAGCCGGTTTTTCAGAGGAGATATCAATCGAAGAATATCAACGTCAGCTGGATACGAATTTTTTTGGAGCGATTCGTGTAACGCAATGTGTTCTTCCGTTTATGAGAAAGCAGCGGAGAGGAATGATTATTAATATAAGCAGCATAAGTGGCGAAATTGGATTTCCAGGCTTATCCCCATATGTTTCCTCTAAATTTGCACTAGAAGGATGGAGTGAGGCCTTAAGATTGGAGTTAGCTCCATTTTCTATTCCAGTCGTTCTAGTAGAGCCTGGTTCTTTTCAAACAAATATTTGGACAACAGGGAAGCAAATTGCTGAAAAATCTACCTTGTCTTCTTCACCTTATTATTCGTATATGAAACAGCTCGATACATATTTACATAATAGCAGCAAAAAAAATGGAGATCCAAGGTTGGTAGCTGAAAAGGTAGTTTCTATTGCAAAGAAAAAACATCCAAGATTACGTTATGTAGTTGGAAAAGGAACAAAAGGTACAATCTTTTTCAAGCATATTGTGCCATGGAAGTGGTGGGAGAAAATCGTTCTATATATTTTAAAGTAA
- a CDS encoding thioredoxin family protein: MKKVLFFLVFIIILFAGVAFLSHMKKEKAVEGNIYKKADLEPATVELLENPNYQNIILPDELEEKLKNEEDVTVYFFSSECQYCLKTTPELMPLAKELNVSIDQYNLLEFEEGWDKYNIESTPTIVQYKNGKEVSRINGYKEPAVFKQWLEEYSVKK, translated from the coding sequence ATGAAAAAAGTCCTGTTTTTCCTTGTCTTTATTATTATTTTATTTGCTGGGGTAGCTTTTTTATCTCATATGAAAAAAGAAAAAGCTGTGGAAGGCAATATCTATAAGAAAGCAGATCTGGAGCCAGCTACAGTTGAATTATTAGAGAATCCTAATTACCAAAATATCATCCTTCCTGATGAACTCGAGGAAAAATTAAAAAACGAGGAAGATGTGACCGTCTATTTCTTTAGTTCAGAATGTCAATATTGTTTAAAAACTACTCCTGAATTAATGCCACTTGCAAAAGAATTAAATGTATCGATTGATCAATATAATTTATTGGAATTTGAGGAAGGCTGGGATAAATACAATATCGAGTCAACTCCTACTATTGTCCAATACAAAAATGGAAAAGAAGTAAGCAGAATTAATGGCTACAAAGAACCTGCAGTCTTTAAACAGTGGCTCGAAGAATACAGTGTGAAAAAATAA
- a CDS encoding RluA family pseudouridine synthase, with amino-acid sequence MIYERKGDWLLLKIPVQWEGLSIEEFFSQVLLASKKQIHLFKMEKKVQLNNQNVPWNSMLKQEDILKINLFQQQPNNIIPIYMDLSILYEDDFLLVVNKPDSIDTHPHSPEDTSSLLNGVAYHLLLSGEERQLKHIHRLDRDTTGCILFAKHDLVANMLDYLLRERKIKRTYIALIEGFLAQKKGTINKPIGKDRHHSSRRRISETGQQAITHFKRIKRLPSEDLTLISCTLDTGRTHQIRVHLSSIKHPLAGDKLYGGKPMFHRQALHAAKIQFTHPISQEQITVFAPPLDNPPIFPNEDWEELLS; translated from the coding sequence ATGATATATGAAAGAAAAGGAGACTGGCTACTGCTTAAAATCCCTGTGCAATGGGAAGGATTATCAATCGAGGAGTTCTTTTCACAGGTTTTACTTGCTTCAAAAAAGCAAATTCATCTATTTAAAATGGAGAAAAAAGTTCAATTAAATAACCAAAATGTTCCATGGAATTCCATGCTTAAGCAGGAAGATATTTTAAAAATTAATCTCTTTCAGCAGCAACCTAACAACATTATCCCAATTTATATGGATCTTTCTATTCTTTATGAAGATGATTTCCTTTTAGTCGTAAACAAACCTGATTCCATCGATACCCATCCTCATTCTCCCGAAGATACTTCTTCCTTATTAAATGGTGTGGCCTATCATCTATTATTAAGTGGAGAAGAAAGACAATTAAAGCATATCCACAGATTGGATCGGGATACTACCGGGTGTATTCTTTTTGCCAAACACGATTTAGTCGCTAACATGCTTGATTATCTATTAAGAGAAAGAAAAATTAAAAGAACGTATATCGCTCTTATTGAGGGTTTTTTAGCACAGAAAAAAGGAACGATTAATAAGCCGATTGGGAAAGATCGACATCATAGCAGCCGTCGAAGAATTTCAGAAACAGGCCAACAGGCAATCACCCATTTTAAACGAATCAAGCGGCTGCCGTCTGAAGATTTAACCCTTATCTCTTGCACTTTAGACACGGGCAGAACACATCAGATTAGAGTCCATTTAAGCTCCATTAAGCATCCCCTTGCCGGAGACAAACTTTATGGCGGGAAACCAATGTTCCATCGACAAGCACTTCACGCGGCGAAAATTCAATTCACCCACCCTATCTCGCAGGAACAAATTACAGTCTTTGCTCCGCCATTAGACAATCCGCCGATATTCCCTAATGAAGATTGGGAAGAATTGCTAAGTTAA
- a CDS encoding GlsB/YeaQ/YmgE family stress response membrane protein, with the protein MGFLWSLIIGGIIGWLAGLITGKDIPGGVIGNIIAGFVGAWLGSLILGDWGPSIADFAIIPSIIGAVVLVFILSLIMRGMRKTT; encoded by the coding sequence ATGGGATTTTTATGGTCATTAATAATAGGTGGTATTATAGGATGGTTAGCAGGATTAATTACTGGTAAAGATATTCCTGGTGGAGTTATTGGTAATATTATTGCCGGTTTTGTTGGAGCTTGGTTAGGATCATTAATTTTAGGAGATTGGGGTCCATCCATTGCTGATTTCGCCATTATCCCGAGCATTATCGGTGCAGTCGTTTTAGTATTTATTCTAAGCCTGATTATGCGTGGTATGCGTAAAACAACATAA